A region of Oryzias latipes chromosome 18, ASM223467v1 DNA encodes the following proteins:
- the LOC105356328 gene encoding uncharacterized protein LOC105356328, protein MMFLPLGCFLPRTAFLLLLLLFFFSSFRPTQTEVVRSILNCADFLLNQSPPQIPNILEDGKILDQNRYKPICQTYRNTRTFLTIYDTTERIPVFSAIRFVQDQNPEGRPKNNWMIEPQLENKSPNKNMRRDYKKQGAYKDQASNFDYKSSAIYDRGHLCPRSYGSTPTAKNSTFTLTNIVPQVKSFNGGSWEKMETCVKCFMEKFCKNSNGVTEGYVVTGAQSGDKYLNNRVNIPSLMWSAFCCYSDDQKAWLASAHWGENVPDEPKDKYLPTKSLNDLNEAMDKLYKDPKEKTFSVFPGTKCPPEMNVAMSYPKLDKSCKCPPPTFKHRQTK, encoded by the exons ATGATGTTTCTGCCTCTGGGGTGTTTTCTGCCCCGCAcagccttcctcctcctcctcctcctcttcttcttttcgtCTTTCAGGCCCACACAAACTGAAGTGGTGAGGTCCATTTTGAACTGTGCCGACTTCCTTTTGAACCAAAGTCCTCCTCAAATTCCAAACATCCTGGAGGACGGGAAGATCCTGGACCAGAACCGATACAAGCCCATCTGCCAGACCTACAGGAACACCAGAACCTTTCTGACGATTTATGACACCACAGAAAGGATCCCTGTGTTTTCTGCTATCAGGTTTGTTCAAGACCAAAACCCTGAAGGAAGACCCAAAAACAACTGGATGATTGAACCTCAG CTTGAAAATAAATCTCCTAACAAGAACATGAGAAGGGACTATAAGAAACAAGGAGCCTACAAAGACCAAGCGTCAAATTTTGATTACAAAAGCAGTGCAATATATGACAGAGGTCATTTATGTCCACGCTCCTATGGCTCCACCCCAACGGCCAAAAACTCCACCTTCACCCTGACCAACATTGTTCCACAAGTGAAATCGTTCAACGGTGGAAGCTGGGAGAAGATGGAGACCTGCGTTAAATGTTTCATGGAAAAGTTCTGCAAAAACAGCAATGGTGTTACTGAAGGCTACGTGGTGACTGGAGCACAGAGCGGTGACAAATATCTCAATAACCGGGTCAACATTCCCTCCCTCATGTGGTCGGCGTTCTGTTGCTATAGTGATGACCAAAAGGCGTGGTTAGCAAGTGCGCACTGGGGTGAGAACGTTCCTGATGAGCCCAAAGACAAATATCTGCCGACAAAGAGTCTGAACGATCTCAACGAGGCTATGGACAAGCTCTACAAGGATCCGAAGGAAAAAACCTTCAGCGTCTTTCCTGGAACAAAGTGTCCTCCAGAAATGAATGTCGCCATGTCTTACCCAAAGTTAGACAAGTCCTGCAAATGCCCCCCGCCTACCTTTAAGCATAGGCAGACCAAGTAG
- the LOC101170709 gene encoding tyrosine-protein kinase Tec, whose amino-acid sequence MSVEPILEERLIKRSQQKKITSPLNYKERLFVLTKNKLTYYDGKPEKKFKKGSIELSRIRCVEIVKNGGGTIPCQNKYPFQIVYDTNTLYVFAPSQSSRSIWVQSLKDEIKDNQVVLVKFHPLFWLDGAWLCCRQVEKQALGCEEYNLFGDITRKPLPPLPVKRQPPPPVPISDDGEDEDVDEDDDDEEEVVVALYDFPATEPHDLRLIKGDEYIIVERSDANWFKARNHYGEEGYIPSNYVTEKISGNLVQYGWYSKQVNRNKAEELLRNEDKAGAFMVRDSSTPGTYTVSVYTKAPAGDGGGAIKHYHIKKTEASPPQFYLAEKHLFYSIPELIEYHKHNAAGLVTRLRYPVGKPDKSAPSTAGFSYEMWEINPSELTFMKELGCGQFGQVRLGKWRAQHKVAIKFIREGAMSEEDFIEEAKIMMKLSHPKLVQLYGVCSQQKPIYIVTEFMEHGSLLHFLQRGRGGFSLGSLLSISLDVCEGMEYLEAHGFIHRDLASRNCLVNDSLAVKVSDFGMTRFVLDDQYTSSSGARFPVKWSPPEVFNFCKYSSKSDVWSYGVLMWEVFTEGRMPFDNNLNHEVVTLVMQGHRLYKPKLATPTLYEIMHLCWKERPEDRPSFSRLCVMLSDTLEDG is encoded by the exons ATGAGTGTTGAGCCGATTCTGGAGGAGAGGCTGATCAAGcgttcacagcagaagaaaatAACTTCACCTCTCAACTACAAGGAACGGCTGTTCGTCCTCACCAAGAACAAGCTGACGTACTACGACGGCAAGCCGGAG AAGAAGTTCAAAAAAGGCTCGATCGAGCTCAGCCGCATCCGATGCGTTGAAATCGTCAAGAACGGAGGTGGGACCATCCCCTGCCAGAACAAGTACCCCTTCCAG ATCGTGTACGACACCAACACCCTGTATGTGTTCGCCCCGAGTCAGTCCAGCAGGAGCATCTGGGTCCAGAGCCTGAAAGACG AGATCAAGGACAACCAGGTGGTTCTGGTGAAGTTTCACCCCCTGTTCTGGCTGGACGGGGCGTGGCTCTGCTGTCGTCAGGTGGAAAAACAGGCCCTGGGCTGCGAGGAGTACAACCTGTTTGGAGACA ttacaaggAAGCCTCTTCCTCCACTTCCTGTAAAG CGCCAGCCCCCTCCCCCTGTGCCCATTTCCGATGACGGTGAAGATGAAGATGTGGACGAggacgatgatgatgaagaggaggtggTGGTAGCGCTGTATGACTTTCCGGCGACCGAGCCACATGACCTACGTCTGATAAAAGGTGACGAGTACATCATCGTGGAGAGGTCCGACGCCAACTGGTTCAAGGCGCGCAACCACTACGG TGAGGAAGGCTACATTCCAAGTAACTATGTCACAGAGAAGATATCTGGAAACCTGGTGCAGTATGG CTGGTACAGTAAACAGGTGAACAGGAACAAGGCAGAGGAGCTGCTGAGGAACGAG GACAAAGCGGGAGCCTTCATGGTGAGAGACTCCAGCACCCCGGGAACCTACACGGTGTCTGTGTACACCAAGGCCCCCGCAGG AGACGGCGGCGGAGCCATCAAGCATTACCACATTAAGAAGACGGAGGCTTCACCCCCCCAGTTTTACCTGGCTGAGAAGCACCTGTTTTACTCCATCCCGGAGCTGATCGAGTACCACAAACACAACGCAGCAG GTCTGGTGACCAGGCTGCGATATCCGGTCGGGAAACCGGACAAATCTGCTCCGTCCACGGCCGGCTTCAGTTACG AAATGTGGGAGATCAACCCGAGCGAGCTGACCTTCATGAAGGAGCTGGGCTGCGGTCAGTTCGGACAGGTGCGGCTGGGGAAGTGGCGGGCTCAGCACAAAGTGGCCATCAAGTTCATCAGGGAGGGGGCCATGTCTGAGGAGGACTTCATCGAGGAGGCCAAGATCATGAT GAAACTGTCCCACCCCAAGCTGGTGCAGCTGTACGGCGTGTGCAGCCAGCAGAAGCCCATCTACATCGTCACCGAGTTCATGGAGCAcggctccctgctccacttcctGCAGCGGGGGCGGGGTGGCTTCAGCCTGGGGTCCCTGCTGAGCATCTCACTGGACGTGTGTGAGGGCATGGAGTACCTGGAGGCCCACGGCTTCATCCACAGAGACCTG GCTTCCAGGAACTGCCTGGTGAACGACTCCCTGGCGGTGAAGGTGTCAGACTTCGGCATGACCCG GTTCGTGTTGGACGACCAGTACACCAGCTCGTCCGGCGCCAGGTTTCCAGTCAAGTGGTCACCGCCGGAAGTCTTCAACTTCTGCAAGTACAGCAGCAAGTCGGACGTGTGGTCCTATG GTGTGTTGATGTGGGAGGTGTTCACTGAGGGCCGCATGCCGTTCGATAACAACCTCAACCACGAGGTCGTTACCCTGGTAATGCAGGGACACCGCCTCTACAAGCCCAAGTTGGCCACGCCCACCCTGTATGAGATCATGCACCTCTGCTGGAAGGAG AGACCCGAGGACCGGCCCAGCTTCTCCAGACTCTGCGTCATGCTCTCCGACACTCTGGAGGACGGCTGA